The Huiozyma naganishii CBS 8797 chromosome 1, complete genome genome window below encodes:
- the HER1 gene encoding Her1p (similar to Saccharomyces cerevisiae YOR227W and GIP3 (YPL137C); ancestral locus Anc_8.648), giving the protein MSSPGTQPVAVAIAAGNDSIDVPLDWLYKGKRRPNSNVVVPVLPQQGVQRVPVQQEQAHGAEPHGRRSRSSSVSNGVLDSAGLKVQNKQLKQPSSTSSSSHRPRSSSMSTEKPKKSLFESLFGKKSVQQPTRPVSIPSSATPPTTAPGDTANRSPTMSVSPPKSLQRQAESAPPQGETVAEDPLDGVRLRRVVFAVDKFRGDPPQQLPSRKPKLGNVLIPEDMVSEQPLISQGITSNSGGGESSSDQPSLQLGKFSRDSKEYRQALEAYRKDLKETEVHQQEARKAAERVAKEVRGYKPVQGRDQAGAGGGVSRKGIPLLETVKDSFPHQAEAEVPENYEKLKNVHIDNPLHVHENYFGTARADHTAQEELTLDTVYTRCCHLREILPIPSTLRQVRGKTAPLPTLKFLNPRPTLIDILSFCDFIAVVPIHTVIFDNVSLTLEMLRIILSSLVRSQVLEKLGLRNVVINQTGWKYLCQFLMQNTSLSKLDISQTKTRSDLPLWDYRECMDWGVFCHVLRNRKSKPLEELLLNGVKILHIPLPQFQSLLNVFGFKYNNEIQKLLGFHHNPNVGVRLGIACSEVNEDYLCAIFEWMSQYNVQGVDLAFNHLNPFIRVMAKKLAKLSFTNLNYFTVNSCNLADVPNTVVLLKYLSRVATLKFLDLSNNPALFPSIIPYLYKYLPRFPNLCRIHLDNNNLSYRQATMICNILVKCPVLAHVSLLSQSVPETAPTTAAGSSPGTATPMDANLADLTKGSGTEGQKVFTKNAVWAALYSLAKGRPSLVSLDINYEEVPDEIKSRIALCLMRNMQRTVDKDFHLDELSSQDELLFDGALAAETADEVLKKLNSNNGWNEDVDPNTVAAKKYLLKKYLERIETLLQNVAGDDRQRVREAEDRGPAHEGEGELGPLAAFGEKLEEHPRDHAAYPTGSRTDPCRFRERVTLTRWQRQWATGHRGPAGQAAALVEALGLRTTHGCGCSTGGRKRPTKPHIMAAEKDRVVDIDTGKALLIRTPSTTSLASKIQEKEEGELHKWGIFMQHQGTMYPLDNITTARDRANPSATVDSPLQFQFAPQEITSERAHHDKSQEVDGDPSTHTEDPASSVPKILPRIPSGEDLRKAIINAKGVDSIDDLIQNVTHNHQELEKIYNAAYFLSGKKVGNEILNKSLLEAESKPPTH; this is encoded by the coding sequence ATGAGCTCGCCAGGTACGCAGCCTGTAGCGGTGGCCATTGCGGCGGGGAACGACAGTATAGACGTGCCCCTGGACTGGCTGTACAAGGGCAAGAGAAGGCCCAACAGCAACGTTGTTGTGCCCGTGTTGCCCCAGCAGGGCGTGCAGCGAGTGCCTGTGCAGCAGGAGCAAGCGCATGGGGCGGAGCCACACGGCAGGCGGTCGAGGTCCTCGTCTGTGTCTAACGGCGTGCTGGACTCCGCTGGGCTGAAAGTACAGAATAAACAACTGAAACAGCCGTCgtcgacgtcgtcgtcgtcacaTAGACCAAGAAGCTCGTCCATGAGCACGgagaaaccaaagaagtCCCTGTTCGAGTCCCTGTTCGGGAAGAAAAGCGTTCAGCAGCCAACACGGCCCGTCAGTATCCCGTCATCAGCAACACCGCCGACTACCGCCCCAGGGGACACTGCCAATAGAAGCCCCACTATGTCTGTGAGTCCGCCGAAGTCATTGCAAAGACAGGCAGAGAGTGCACCGCCACAGGGGGAAACCGTCGCGGAGGACCCCCTCGATGGGGTGAGACTCCGGAGAGTCGTGTTTGCAGTCGACAAGTTTCGGGGGGATCCACCGCAGCAGTTGCCCTCGAGGAAACCGAAGTTGGGCAACGTGCTCATACCGGAGGATATGGTCAGTGAGCAACCGCTGATATCGCAGGGGATCACGTCGAACTCTGGTGGTGGGGAATCATCATCGGACCAGCCGTCGTTGCAATTGGGGAAATTCTCAAGGGACTCGAAGGAGTACAGACAAGCATTGGAAGCGTACAGGAAGGATCTCAAGGAGACGGAAGTGCACCAGCAGGAGGCTCGTAAGGCCGCAGAACGTGTAGCAAAGGAGGTCAGGGGTTACAAACCGGTGCAGGGGAGGGACCAAGCAGGAGCGGGAGGGGGGGTCTCCAGGAAGGGGATCCCTCTCCTTGAAACTGTCAAGGACTCTTTCCCGCACCAGGCGGAGGCAGAGGTCCCGGAAAACTacgagaagttgaaaaacGTACACATCGATAACCCACTGCACGTTCATGAGAACTACTTCGGGACAGCGCGTGCGGATCACACGGCTCAGGAGGAACTCACTCTGGACACAGTATACACCAGGTGTTGCCACCTGCGTGAGATCCTACCGATCCCGTCCACTTTGCGACAAGTCAGGGGCAAAACCGCACCACTACCAACACTCAAGTTCCTGAACCCGAGACCCACACTCATCGATATCCTCTCCTTTTGTGACTTCATCGCTGTGGTGCCCATCCACACAGTCATATTCGATAACGTCTCGCTCACTTTGGAAATGCTTAGGATCATTCTAAGTTCCCTGGTTCGCTCACAAGTACTCGAGAAATTGGGGCTTAGAAACGTAGTGATCAACCAGACTGGGTGGAAGTACCTCTGCCAGTTCCTCATGCAGAACACATCGCTCTCAAAACTAGACATCTCACAGACAAAGACAAGATCAGACTTGCCCCTATGGGATTACAGAGAGTGTATGGACTGGGGGGTGTTCTGCCATGTACTCAGAAACAGGAAATCCAAACCTCTAGAGGAACTCCTCCTCAACGGTGTCAAAATCTTACACATCCCATTACCGCAGTTCCAATCCTTGCTCAACGTGTTCGGATTCAAATACAACAACGAAATACAGAAACTCCTAGGGTTCCATCACAACCCAAACGTCGGTGTGCGCCTCGGAATCGCATGCTCAGAGGTCAACGAGGACTACCTCTGCGCCATCTTTGAATGGATGTCACAGTACAACGTCCAGGGCGTCGACCTCGCCTTCAACCACCTCAACCCGTTCATAAGGGTCATGGCTAAGAAACTCGCAAAACTAAGCTTTACTAACCTCAACTACTTCACCGTCAACAGTTGCAACCTCGCAGACGTGCCCAACACGGTCGTACTCCTCAAGTACCTCTCCCGCGTCgccactttgaagttcttggaCTTATCAAACAACCCAGCATTGTTCCCAAGCATAATCCCGTACCTGTATAAATACTTGCCAAGGTTCCCGAACTTATGCAGAATCCACctggacaacaacaacctcTCCTACAGACAGGCAACCATGATCTGTAACATCCTCGTCAAGTGCCCCGTACTCGCTCACGTGTCTCTGCTCTCGCAATCGGTGCCAGAAACGGCACCGACAACAGCGGCAGGGTCGTCTCCGGGGACGGCAACACCTATGGACGCAAACTTGGCAGACCTTACAAAGGGGAGCGGTACGGAGGGCCAAAAAGTGTTCACGAAGAACGCAGTATGGGCGGCACTTTACTCCCTCGCCAAGGGTAGACCCTCGCTTGTCTCACTGGACATCAATTACGAGGAGGTGCCCGATGAGATCAAGTCCCGCATAGCACTATGTCTCATGCGCAACATGCAGCGCACCGTCGACAAGGACTTCCACTTGGACGAACTGTCCTCCCAGGACGAGCTGCTCTTCGACGGTGCCCTTGCAGCGGAGACTGCAGACGAAGTGCTCAAGAAACTCAACTCCAATAACGGCTGGAATGAGGATGTCGACCCAAACACGGTCGCCGCAAAGAAGTACCTGCTCAAGAAATACCTGGAGAGGATAGAGACCCTGTTGCAGAACGTAGCAGGAGATGATCGACAACGTGTTCGAGAGGCGGAAGACAGGGGACCTGCCCatgaaggagaaggagaactTGGTCCGCTTGCTGCTTTTGGagaaaaacttgaagaacatcCTAGAGATCATGCTGCATATCCCACTGGTTCAAGAACTGACCCGTGTCGATTCCGGGAGAGGGTCACCCTCACAAGATGGCAGCGACAGTGGGCCACGGGCCATCGTGGACCCGCTGGACAGGCTGCGGCCCTCGTTGAAGCACTTGGACTCCGCACGACTCATGGCTGCGGTTGCAGCACCGGAGGTCGAAAACGCCCTACGAAGCCACACATAATGGCCGCAGAGAAGGACCGCGTGGTCGACATCGACACGGGCAAAGCATTGCTTATCCGGACACCGTCTACTACATCCTTAGCGAGCAAGATCCaagagaaggaggaaggtgaACTGCACAAGTGGGGGATTTTCATGCAGCACCAGGGCACCATGTACCCGCTGGACAACATCACCACGGCGCGCGACCGGGCCAACCCATCCGCTACTGTGGACAGTCCGCTGCAATTTCAATTCGCTCCGCAGGAAATCACAAGCGAGCGCGCGCACCACGATAAGAGTCAAGAGGTAGATGGGGACCCATCAACGCATACAGAGGACCCCGCAAGCTCTGTGCCCAAGATCCTGCCCCGAATCCCATCAGGTGAAGATCTGAGGAAGGCCATCATCAACGCGAAGGGCGTCGACTCGATCGACGACCTCATCCAGAACGTAACGCATAACCACCAGGAGCTGGAGAAAATATACAACGCGGCGTACTTCCTGAGCGGGAAGAAGGTAGGCAACGAGATCCTGAACAAGTCACTGCTTGAAGCAGAGTCCAAACCGCCGACCCACTAA
- the KNAG0A03080 gene encoding WD40 repeat domain-containing protein (similar to Saccharomyces cerevisiae WTM2 (YOR229W) and UME1 (YPL139C); ancestral locus Anc_8.651), giving the protein MHSKPTKIWRRSAPSLYHHISSVKPQFMTRVGDELDKTIAFRSEIIPDKAKETLTTSLLYSQGSDIYEIDCALPLGSFYGKKSSGDAAVATAAPVKHEAEGGGAFCDIEDKKLSPKWVYSGETVSKMCYLDDSEDSTIIAMSKNGSLAWFRDGIRVPIHIVQEMMGPMTSFAAMHSHVRPQALAISDFGLSENLETLVKSQSNGSEEDSILKIVDNAGKPGEVLRTMHVPGTTVTHTVRFFDNYTFGSCSDDNTIRFWDIRTADKPIFSLSEPKNGKLTAFDASQITNELFVTGTSTGVIKLWDIRSVEFATTDLTHRQNGHDPIQTELVNLYHSGGDSVADVQFSPTSSSEFATVGGSGNVYHWDMEFFFSQNDDDDAGATAKLPAPEELQGQCLKFFHIGNNQQKRNVKNSVAWHPTIDDLVCTVDDTSLISVYKPFPIRDYLS; this is encoded by the coding sequence ATGCACTCCAAGCCAACGAAGATATGGAGACGCTCTGCGCCGTCGCTTTACCATCACATATCTAGTGTCAAACCCCAGTTTATGACCCGGGTGGGCGATGAGCTCGACAAAACCATCGCCTTCCGCAGTGAAATCATCCCAGACAAGGCGAAGGAGACGCTCACCACGAGTCTGCTGTACTCTCAAGGCAGTGATATCTACGAGATCGACTGTGCATTGCCCCTTGGGTCGTTCTACGGGAAGAAGTCGAGCGGTGACGCGGCCGTCGCAACTGCTGCTCCTGTGAAACACGAGGCAGAGGGCGGGGGGGCTTTCTGTGACATCGAGGACAAGAAGCTGTCCCCCAAGTGGGTGTACTCGGGGGAGACTGTTTCGAAGATGTGCTACTTGGACGACTCCGAGGACAGTACCATAATTGCCATGTCCAAAAACGGATCCCTGGCGTGGTTCAGAGACGGGATACGGGTCCCAATCCATATAGTGCAAGAGATGATGGGTCCAATGACGAGTTTTGCAGCGATGCATTCGCACGTCAGACCGCAGGCGTTGGCCATCTCCGATTTTGGTCTTTCGGAGAACCTGGAGACGTTGGTCAAATCTCAGAGCAATGGGTCCGAGGAGGACAGTATATTGAAGATTGTCGACAACGCGGGGAAACCCGGGGAAGTTCTTAGGACGATGCACGTCCCCGGTACCACTGTGACGCACACTGTCCGGTTTTTCGATAACTACACTTTCGGATCTTGTTCAGATGACAACACGATTCGGTTTTGGGACATAAGAACCGCTGATAAACCTATCTTTTCGCTCAGTGAGCCCAAGAACGGGAAATTGACCGCTTTTGATGCGTCACAGATCACTAACGAGCTGTTTGTCACGGGTACCTCCACAGGTGTCATCAAGCTGTGGGATATACGTTCCGTCGAGTTTGCGACGACGGACTTGACCCATCGCCAGAACGGACACGACCCTATCCAAACGGAGCTCGTGAACTTGTACCATTCAGGAGGAGACTCTGTCGCAGACGTCCAATTCTCCCCAACGTCCTCCTCCGAGTTTGCTACTGTCGGCGGTTCGGGGAACGTGTACCATTGGGACATGGAATTTTTCTTCTCGCagaacgacgacgacgatgcAGGTGCCACTGCAAAACTGCCCGCACCAGAAGAGTTGCAAGGGCAGTGCCTCAAGTTCTTCCATATCGGGAACAACCAGCAGAAACGCAACGTGAAGAACAGTGTCGCGTGGCATCCAACCATCGACGACCTGGTCTGCACAGTGGACGACACAAGCCTGATATCTGTATACAAGCCCTTCCCGATCAGGGATTATTTATCGTGA
- the DSC3 gene encoding Dsc3p (similar to Saccharomyces cerevisiae YOR223W; ancestral locus Anc_8.645), which translates to MLVCGGRLWWSLPTIPVPPLTVDGGDRPRSDQLSVPWLRARVRAERPLQCGGRTLRFVRGGGGLASAQLAREWREFVTEGGTDCYYVHCVVGTEVVRDATELQLRDAAEEAALQDGSAQVGGEMGAIGFDRLRGLGFSDEEVELLRSQFRATYGDVIETETTGGGTRAEELRRLEEQWMENDAVADDDRFNAIPASNWRHNWDLLTGISVGFGLGVFSLILLRFDGLFNKRQHMSIVAGVLINFVFWVMRGF; encoded by the coding sequence ATGCTGGTGTGCGGAGGGCGCTTGTGGTGGTCTTTGCCGACGATTCCGGTCCCCCCGTTGACAGTAGACGGCGGGGATCGTCCCCGCAGTGACCAGTTGAGCGTGCCGTGGTTACGTGCACGGGTACGTGCTGAGCGGCCCCTGCAGTGCGGTGGTCGGACGTTACGGTTTGTGCGTGGCGGTGGCGGGCTTGCCTCTGCGCAGCTGGCGAGGGAGTGGCGTGAGTTTGTGACGGAGGGGGGTACCGATTGTTACTACGTGCACTGTGTTGTTGGGACGGAGGTTGTGCGCGATGCTACGGAGTTGCAACTGCGGGATGCCGCAGAGGAGGCCGCGTTACAAGATGGGAGTGCGCAGGTGGGCGGCGAGATGGGTGCGATTGGGTTTGACCGGCTGCGCGGGCTCGGGTTCAGCGATGAGGAGGTGGAGTTGTTGCGGTCGCAGTTCCGTGCGACGTACGGCGACGTGATCGAGACGGAGACCACTGGGGGTGGCACGAGGGCTGAAGAGTTGCGACGGTTGGAGGAGCAGTGGATGGAGAACGACGCGGTTGCGGACGACGACCGGTTCAACGCGATCCCCGCGAGCAACTGGCGACACAACTGGGACCTTCTCACTGGGATCAGTGTTGGGTTTGGTCTTGGCGTGTTCAGCCTGATACTGCTCCGTTTTGACGGGCTGTTCAACAAGCGGCAGCACATGTCGATCGTCGCGGGCGTACTGATCAATTTTGTGTTCTGGGTGATGAGAGGGTTCTAG
- the RPB8 gene encoding DNA-directed RNA polymerase core subunit RPB8 (similar to Saccharomyces cerevisiae RPB8 (YOR224C); ancestral locus Anc_8.646), producing MSNALFDDIFSVNEVDPARYNKVCRIEAQSTTQEQCKLTLDLNTELFPVSVNEQLTVTLASSLSLDAQGTAGDTASRSWRPPQQGDRSLADDYDYVMYGTAYRFEEVSKELIAVYYSFGGLLLRLEGNYRHLNSLKQENAYLLIRR from the coding sequence ATGTCCAACGCGCTCTTCGATGACATATTCTCCGTGAACGAGGTGGACCCGGCGCGGTACAACAAGGTGTGCAGGATAGAGGCGCAGTCAACCACACAGGAACAGTGCAAATTGACGTTGGATCTAAACACGGAATTGTTCCCAGTGTCCGTGAACGAACAACTCACAGTGACACTCGCCTCGTCGCTGTCCCTTGACGCCCAGGGGACCGCGGGGGACACCGCCTCAAGGAGCTGGAGACCCCCACAGCAGGGGGACAGGTCCCTGGCGGACGACTACGACTACGTCATGTACGGCACAGCGTACAGGTTCGAAGAGGTCAGCAAGGAACTCATCGCCGTGTACTACTCCTTCGGCGGGCTTCTACTCAGACTAGAGGGCAACTACAGACACTTGAACAGCTTGAAACAGGAAAACGCATACTTGCTCATCCGTCGTTGA
- the RCN2 gene encoding Rcn2p (similar to Saccharomyces cerevisiae YOR220W; ancestral locus Anc_8.640): protein MSSSVSSSSQKTQILITSVPKTLFSEGMPKRLESRLFEDVFPQLRAKVEYFTPLPFLNRVVIILADESATREVYDYLRAHADELVPGPIKLFMTESLLASRSRSFDDRDGSRTSEDAAAAAATAALASNDPAQQGRPPILSLDTNPKRTGVQMSSLSAGSPSLSPDRSSVESPTLLKFNRDEEPHYYQEPRPGKAGDSRESLTPTESLGRRRRSRRRRRRSRGTGSL from the coding sequence ATGTCCTCTAGTGTATCCTCGTCGTCGCAAAAGACTCAGATTCTTATCACTTCCGTCCCCAAAACGCTGTTCAGCGAGGGCATGCCCAAGAGGCTGGAGAGCCGGCTGTTCGAGGATGTTTTCCCGCAGTTGAGGGCGAAGGTCGAGTACTTTACGCCGCTGCCGTTTTTGAACCGGGTCGTGATCATTCTCGCTGATGAGAGTGCGACGCGGGAAGTGTACGACTATTTAAGGGCGCATGCGGACGAGTTGGTGCCTGGTCCGATCAAGCTGTTCATGACCGAGTCCCTACTCGCGTCCCGATCCCGGTCGTTTGATGATCGTGACGGGAGCCGCACATCCGAggatgctgctgccgctgctgctactgctgctCTAGCATCGAATGATCCCGCTCAACAGGGGAGGCCGCCGATTCTCTCACTGGACACAAACCCGAAGCGGACGGGGGTGCAGATGTCGTCGTTGTCCGCTGGGTCTCCCTCGCTGTCCCCCGACAGGTCGTCTGTGGAGTCCCCGACACTGCTGAAGTTCAACAGGGACGAAGAACCGCATTACTACCAGGAACCGCGGCCCGGGAAGGCTGGGGACAGTCGTGAGTCGTTGACACCAACTGAATCCCTGGGACGGAGACGCAGGAGCAGACGCAGACGCAGACGCAGCCGAGGGACCGGCTCACTCTAG
- the MCT1 gene encoding [acyl-carrier-protein] S-malonyltransferase (similar to Saccharomyces cerevisiae MCT1 (YOR221C); ancestral locus Anc_8.643), producing MKLLTFPGQGTPISVPVFKALLRNKAKEFDRIVADNGPKTRELIDFVVRNQASPGSIAVCSNLFYQLYSILNSRTRGGALRDHKSPYLLLGHSLGELTCLSVNGLFTLKDLFDIANYRNELMVKYTEKYLIAHKMNHSTKFEMWALSSPRATNLPLQINHVTTLPQCHGAHSLDTQTSTRSNNVSSQGVIEDLEKLRIECQSRFPALRITELTNPNNVAFHNSTVLRPIQEPLYDYIWDVLKLNHQNTTTQLQYPIVSNLDGRLSHLVHHAIERFVRCSSTTVQFTYCYDTINQLSGQIDGGAVCMGPGNVIYNLIRRNCNIDAHEYSTLATVDQYQNTIAEGGASTQG from the coding sequence ATGAAGCTGCTGACTTTCCCGGGACAGGGCACGCCGATCTCGGTGCCCGTGTTCAAAGCACTGCTCAGAAACAAGGCCAAGGAGTTCGACCGCATCGTCGCGGACAACGGGCCCAAGACAAGAGAACTGATAGACTTCGTCGTCCGCAACCAGGCGTCCCCCGGGTCCATCGCCGTCTGCTCAAACCTGTTCTACCAACTGTACAGCATACTGAACAGTAGGACCCGTGGTGGGGCTCTGAGGGATCACAAATCACCGTACCTGCTGTTGGGACACTCACTCGGGGAACTCACATGTCTCAGTGTGAACGGGTTGTTCACGCTGAAGGATCTGTTCGACATCGCTAACTACAGGAACGAGCTGATGGTGAAGTACACGGAGAAGTACCTTATCGCGCACAAGATGAACCACTCGACGAAATTCGAGATGTGGGCTCTGTCTTCCCCCAGGGCAACCAACTTGCCCCTCCAGATCAACCACGTTACTACACTCCCTCAGTGCCACGGCGCGCACAGTCTCGATACGCAAACGTCAACTCGGTCAAACAATGTGTCGTCTCAGGGCGTCATCGAGGACCTAGAGAAACTGCGAATAGAGTGCCAGAGCAGGTTCCCAGCACTCCGTATCACGGAACTCACTAACCCGAACAACGTAGCGTTCCACAACAGTACAGTGCTGCGACCCATCCAGGAACCTCTCTACGATTACATATGGGACGTCCTCAAACTTAACCACCAGAACACGACGACTCAACTACAGTACCCCATAGTCAGCAACCTCGACGGACGTCTCTCGCACCTCGTGCACCACGCCATCGAGAGGTTCGTCCGTTGTAGCTCCACCACGGTCCAGTTCACATACTGCTACGATACGATAAACCAACTCTCCGGGCAGATCGACGGTGGTGCCGTGTGCATGGGACCAGGGAACGTCATCTACAACCTCATCAGACGCAATTGCAACATAGACGCTCACGAGTACTCCACCCTTGCAACGGTGGACCAGTACCAGAACACGATCGCAGAGGGCGGCGCATCGACCCAGGGCtaa
- the ISU2 gene encoding putative iron-binding protein ISU2 (similar to Saccharomyces cerevisiae ISU2 (YOR226C) and ISU1 (YPL135W); ancestral locus Anc_8.647), whose amino-acid sequence MNGLIRTVFGVRGAAAGAARGAALLRPVRAVRLYHPKVIEHYTNPRNVGSMDKKLTNVGTGIVGAPACGDVIKLQIKVDDRTGIIEDVKFKTFGCGSAIASSSYMTELVQGMSLDDAAKIKNTQIARELSLPPVKLHCSMLAEDAIKAAIRDYKTKRTTTTVLR is encoded by the coding sequence ATGAACGGTTTGATAAGGACAGTGTTTGGTGTGCGCGGTGCTGCTGCGGGTGCTGCTCGCGGTGCCGCGTTGCTCAGGCCCGTGCGGGCCGTTAGACTCTACCATCCAAAAGTGATAGAACACTACACGAACCCGCGGAACGTAGGGTCCATGGATAAGAAACTGACAAATGTGGGGACTGGGATCGTCGGGGCGCCCGCGTGTGGTGATGTGATCAAGTTACAAATCAAAGTCGATGACCGCACGGGGATCATAGAGGACGTGAAGTTCAAGACCTTCGGGTGTGGCTCCGCGATCGCCTCGTCGAGTTACATGACGGAACTCGTGCAGGGGATGTCCCTGGACGACGCAGccaagatcaagaacacACAGATCGCCAGAGAGCTGTCCCTGCCTCCAGTGAAGTTGCACTGCTCGATGCTCGCGGAGGACGCAATAAAGGCCGCCATACGGGACTACAAGACAAAGAGAACCACCACAACTGTCCTCCGCTAG